The following proteins come from a genomic window of Lolium rigidum isolate FL_2022 chromosome 5, APGP_CSIRO_Lrig_0.1, whole genome shotgun sequence:
- the LOC124653582 gene encoding putative glycerol-3-phosphate transporter 1: MGSSGEPRSKMGTIKPLGIQLLECVRGGPLSFRSSQALVLVLTFLSYASYHATRKTTSIVKSVLDPKTANLGMLHWPSQQYLHDLQGAGNNTALTSGWAPFNGDGGTALLGEIDLAFLGVYAIGMFFAGHLGDRVDLRILLTVGMVGTGLFTTAFGAGYWLNIHSFYYFLAVQMIAGLFQSTGWPSVVAVVGNWFGKSKRGLIMGIWNAHTSVGNISGSLIAAAMLKFGWSWSFAVPGAMIALVGLAVFLFLPVDPEVIGIEDDRHVRDYEKNDTDVPLLEGRSDSRDEAVGFIQAWRIPGVAPFALCLFFCKLVAYTFLYWLPFYLSHTEIGGEYLSDSAAGVLSTLFDVGGVVGGILAGHISDRLDARALTAASFTFCAIPALFFYRIYGSISLTWNAALMLLTGVLVNGPYALITTAVSADLGTHSSLNGNSRALATVTAIIDGTGSIGAAVGPLLTGYISARSWSGVFTMLMVSALIAGLLLSRLVVAEISAKMEARRRTEPASDLPVSSLEEP; this comes from the exons ATGGGTTCCTCAGGTGAACCCAGAAGCAAAATGGGCACCATAAAGCCCTTGGGGATTCAGCTCTTGGAGTGTGTCCGGGGTGGACCTCTTTCCTTCAGATCATCGCAGGCTCTTGTATTGGTACTGACATTCCTATCCTACGCTAGCTACCATGCCACTAGGAAAACTACAAGCATTGTCAAGAGTGTTCTTGATCCCAAGACGGCCAACCTTGGCATGTTGCACTGGCCCAGTCAGCAGTATCTTCATGACCTACAAGGTGCAGGAAACAACACGGCTCTAACCAGTGGGTGGGCTCCGTTCAATGGCGACGGTGGCACCGCGTTGCTCGGCGAGATCGACTTGGCCTTCCTCGGTGTATATGCAATCGGCATGTTCTTTGCCGGCCATTTGGGTGACCGGGTGGATCTGAGGATCCTACTGACAGTCGGAATGGTAGGAACTGGGCTGTTCACCACTGCCTTCGGAGCTGGCTACTGGCTCAACATACACAGCTTCTACTACTTTCTGGCCGTCCAGATGATCGCCGGCCTGTTTCAGTCGACCGGGTGGCCGTCGGTGGTGGCGGTAGTGGGCAACTGGTTCGGCAAGAGCAAGAGGGGCCTGATCATGGGAATCTGGAACGCTCACACGTCTGTGGGGAACATATCTGGCTCTCTGATCGCGGCCGCGATGctgaagtttggatggagttggtCGTTCGCGGTGCCTGGTGCCATGATCGCGTTGGTTGGGCTCGCCGTGTTCCTGTTCTTGCCTGTTGATCCGGAGGTGATCGGGATCGAGGACGATCGCCATGTGAGGGATTATGAGAAGAATGACACGGACGTTCCTCTGTTGGAGGGACGATCAGATTCAAGAGACGAGGCAGTGGGCTTCATTCAGGCATGGAGGATTCCTGGTGTTGCTCCCTTCGCTCTCTGCCTCTTCTTCTGCAAGCTTGTCGCCTACACGTTCCTCTACTGGCTTCCGTTCTATCTCAGCCACACAG AGATCGGAGGGGAATATCTGTCAGACTCTGCTGCCGGGGTACTGTCGACTCTGTTCGACGTGGGCGGCGTCGTCGGCGGCATCCTGGCCGGCCACATCTCCGACCGCCTCGACGCGCGGGCGCTGACGGCGGCGAGCTTCACCTTCTGCGCGATACCGGCCCTCTTCTTCTACCGCATCTACGGGAGCATCTCGCTGACGTGGAACGCCGCGCTCATGTTGCTCACCGGGGTGCTGGTGAACGGGCCCTACGCGCTCATCACCACCGCTGTCTCCGCCGACCTCGGCACGCACAGCTCGCTGAACGGCAACTCCCGCGCGCTGGCCACCGTGACGGCGATCATCGACGGCACGGGGTCCATCGGCGCTGCCGTCGGCCCGCTGCTGACGGGCTACATCTCTGCCAGGAGCTGGAGCGGCGTGTTCACGATGCTGATGGTGTCGGCGCTCATCGCCGGGCTGCTGCTGTCGAGGCTGGTGGTGGCGGAGATCTCCGCGAAGATGGAGGCACGCAGGAGGACTGAACCCGCGAGCGATCTGCCCGTGTCCTCCTTGGAGGAACCTTAG